A single Magnetococcales bacterium DNA region contains:
- a CDS encoding phosphate ABC transporter substrate-binding protein, which produces MNGMKAPFALLLLPLLVLASGEAHADIAVIVHPGNPVSTLEPSHLSDLYLGRRRTFPDGKHATVLEQPRESALRRRFFQAVNGMSLIQVDTFWARLIFSGRVLPLHTPGDCARILSSVADTPDAIGYVDAALEKPGVKTVKLLPE; this is translated from the coding sequence TTGAACGGCATGAAAGCGCCCTTTGCCCTCCTCCTCCTGCCGCTGCTGGTCCTCGCAAGCGGCGAGGCCCATGCGGATATCGCCGTCATCGTGCATCCCGGCAACCCCGTTTCCACCCTGGAACCCTCCCATCTCTCCGATCTCTACCTGGGACGACGACGCACCTTTCCCGACGGGAAACACGCCACCGTTCTCGAACAACCCCGGGAAAGCGCCCTGCGTCGCCGTTTCTTTCAGGCGGTCAACGGCATGTCCCTGATTCAGGTCGATACCTTCTGGGCCCGTCTGATTTTCAGCGGGCGCGTCCTGCCTCTGCATACCCCCGGCGATTGCGCCCGCATCCTCTCCAGCGTGGCCGACACTCCGGACGCCATCGGCTACGTCGATGCCGCACTGGAAAAACCGGGGGTCAAAACCGTCAAGCTTCTCCCGGAATGA